A stretch of the Terriglobales bacterium genome encodes the following:
- a CDS encoding TonB-dependent receptor — translation MRLFLLALVVALLFVLPGAAQTVTGTLSGRVVDAQGAVIPNTGVSMRGEDTGLVRETKTNAEGFYTFSFVPLGKYSITAKATGFTTVKKTGVLVTLNTTTTSDFSLKPATVAETVEVTGEAPLIETTGSDVKDTFDTRTIQDRPLPSRNIMTLAETVPGFQNNPVSGQNNPTASSGSSANFNGIGTRGTTFQVNGVNNDDSSENQHRQNVNIDSIAEVQVLTNNYSAEFGRGYGAVMLVQTKQGTNLFHGTAFLYEINSPLGFANNYYANFNKTPIASWRRHDYGGTIGGPVLSNKLFFFGSYEGVRNGGGRQSTYSVLLPSERAPNALVTNPDDRAFIQSIIDRFPNAAPNSPNLCPGSSTVKGSIDGLNYTKTPPCRVYTMPIKYSYPSEDLSGRADWNINDRNTFSSRYQWSRQETNPGTDWILGQAVAYHNTQQNVGLTLTHTFSNYQTGEFRFAIGRRATLANIMAGNDTPIFRFGGTYGSIIGNAGNFPILRYQTDYQYVYNHSYEVNTKLRLRFGSDVRISQLNDFSDNYTRGYWSMGGPGWVQTAAGDNFEYRDGYYNFLRGVMVGGSFTKGYGPARLGNRLKEFNFYAQADYRVMPSLTLNLGVRNEYVRAPREVDNLVDYGYGDINGFEPRIGFAYSPQFKEGVLGRLTGGPDQTVVRGGFGLFHGRWFQSAFSQGGASIRFNPPNGAYMGFTMTSGTSIADPTGGFTFQPGPPTGRISPVAVDPNLTLPYAEQWNLMVQRQLPAQTGLSIAYVGNRGIGLPFMNILNRAQFPFVAPPVNQWSPTDQANGTAARWAGVSFDCIDPNLSSTTPISPSPGHQCISLSQTYANYRRPDARYGGITQIKNGSWSYYHALQVLVTKRPTHGINFQAAYTFSKALDTGSEFTYMGVDSNTPYLQNDSAASMKGYSVFDTPHRFTITYGYDFPFFKTQQGVLGRILGGWTWSGTTLLASGTPFTITAGSYDLNADGVANDRPNVLDASVYGRSIDNGRYVPGTRTTYSQSQVPADAFFPNYTMTVNSFGAAFNPGINNKNNEYRNGFRAAGRNNFDMAITKNLKISEGHSLVLRLDAYNVFNHPQFGYPTQAVTSTTFGQISSQFDSRGFFTDGFGGARFLQAAIRYRF, via the coding sequence ATGAGGCTGTTCTTACTTGCGCTCGTGGTAGCGCTGTTGTTTGTGCTGCCTGGTGCGGCTCAGACAGTGACAGGAACGCTCAGTGGGCGCGTGGTGGATGCACAAGGCGCAGTCATTCCCAATACAGGCGTGTCGATGCGTGGAGAAGACACCGGCCTTGTACGAGAAACGAAAACGAATGCGGAAGGTTTTTATACCTTCAGCTTTGTTCCCCTTGGCAAGTACAGCATTACGGCCAAGGCCACTGGCTTTACAACCGTAAAGAAAACTGGGGTTCTGGTTACCCTCAACACGACAACGACTTCCGATTTCTCATTGAAACCTGCGACGGTGGCGGAGACGGTCGAGGTGACCGGCGAAGCCCCATTGATTGAAACCACCGGCAGCGATGTGAAAGACACGTTCGACACAAGGACGATACAAGATCGTCCGCTGCCGAGCCGCAACATCATGACACTGGCGGAAACGGTTCCTGGGTTCCAGAACAACCCGGTTTCAGGCCAGAACAACCCGACGGCATCGTCCGGCAGCTCGGCTAACTTCAACGGCATTGGAACGCGCGGCACGACGTTCCAAGTCAATGGAGTGAACAATGACGATTCCTCGGAGAACCAGCACCGGCAGAACGTGAATATCGATTCGATCGCCGAAGTGCAGGTGCTAACCAACAACTACTCTGCCGAATTCGGACGCGGATACGGCGCGGTGATGCTGGTGCAGACGAAACAGGGCACCAACCTTTTCCACGGGACTGCATTCCTGTACGAGATCAACAGCCCGCTGGGATTTGCGAACAACTATTACGCGAACTTCAACAAGACACCGATTGCGAGCTGGAGACGTCACGATTATGGCGGCACCATTGGCGGTCCGGTGCTGAGCAACAAGCTGTTCTTCTTCGGCAGCTATGAAGGTGTCCGCAACGGCGGCGGACGCCAGAGCACGTACTCGGTTCTGCTGCCAAGCGAACGAGCTCCGAATGCGCTGGTAACCAACCCTGACGATCGGGCTTTCATTCAGAGCATCATTGACCGTTTCCCCAATGCAGCGCCGAACAGTCCGAATCTTTGTCCGGGATCTTCGACGGTGAAGGGCTCCATTGACGGTCTCAACTATACGAAGACGCCACCCTGCCGTGTTTATACGATGCCGATTAAATACAGCTATCCTTCGGAGGATTTGAGCGGGCGGGCGGACTGGAACATTAACGATCGGAACACGTTCTCGTCGCGTTACCAGTGGAGCCGACAGGAGACGAATCCGGGGACGGACTGGATCCTGGGGCAGGCTGTCGCGTATCACAACACGCAGCAGAACGTGGGTTTGACGCTGACGCATACCTTCAGCAATTACCAGACGGGCGAGTTCCGTTTTGCAATAGGTAGACGCGCAACCCTGGCCAACATCATGGCCGGCAACGATACACCGATCTTCCGGTTCGGCGGCACATACGGATCGATCATCGGCAACGCCGGCAACTTCCCGATCCTGCGGTATCAGACGGACTATCAGTACGTTTATAACCACAGCTATGAAGTGAACACGAAGTTGCGTTTGCGCTTTGGTTCGGATGTTCGCATCTCGCAACTGAATGACTTCTCGGACAACTACACTCGCGGCTACTGGTCGATGGGTGGTCCTGGCTGGGTACAGACGGCAGCCGGCGACAACTTTGAATACCGCGACGGATACTACAACTTCCTGCGCGGCGTGATGGTTGGCGGGTCATTCACGAAAGGGTATGGACCGGCTCGGCTCGGCAACCGTTTGAAGGAGTTCAACTTCTATGCCCAGGCTGATTATCGTGTAATGCCCAGCCTGACCTTGAACCTCGGCGTCCGGAACGAGTACGTCCGAGCGCCACGTGAAGTAGATAACCTTGTCGATTATGGTTACGGGGACATCAACGGTTTCGAGCCGCGTATTGGTTTCGCCTACAGCCCGCAGTTTAAAGAGGGCGTGCTGGGGAGATTAACCGGCGGTCCGGACCAGACGGTTGTGCGCGGCGGCTTTGGATTGTTCCATGGCCGGTGGTTCCAGTCGGCGTTCTCGCAAGGTGGCGCGAGTATTCGTTTCAATCCACCGAACGGAGCGTACATGGGATTCACGATGACAAGCGGTACAAGCATCGCGGATCCGACTGGCGGATTTACATTCCAACCAGGCCCACCGACGGGACGCATCAGTCCGGTCGCGGTGGATCCGAACCTTACCCTACCGTACGCGGAGCAGTGGAACCTGATGGTGCAACGGCAATTACCCGCGCAGACTGGGCTTAGCATTGCCTATGTCGGGAACCGGGGCATTGGGTTGCCGTTCATGAACATCTTGAACCGCGCACAGTTCCCGTTTGTGGCGCCACCAGTTAACCAATGGTCACCCACTGACCAGGCGAATGGCACTGCCGCGCGATGGGCGGGAGTAAGCTTCGATTGCATTGATCCGAACTTGTCGAGCACCACGCCGATCAGTCCGTCGCCGGGACATCAGTGCATTTCGCTGAGCCAGACGTATGCAAACTATCGCCGGCCTGACGCGCGTTACGGCGGTATCACGCAAATCAAAAACGGATCCTGGTCGTATTACCATGCACTACAGGTGTTGGTGACCAAGCGGCCAACGCATGGCATTAACTTCCAGGCTGCTTACACCTTCTCGAAGGCGCTGGATACCGGATCCGAATTCACATACATGGGCGTGGATTCCAATACGCCTTACCTGCAGAACGATTCGGCGGCATCGATGAAGGGATATTCGGTGTTCGATACTCCGCATCGTTTCACGATTACGTACGGGTATGACTTCCCATTCTTCAAGACGCAACAGGGCGTGCTTGGGCGGATCCTTGGCGGTTGGACCTGGTCTGGCACAACTCTTCTTGCGTCGGGAACTCCGTTCACCATCACGGCCGGCAGTTATGACCTGAATGCTGACGGTGTGGCGAACGACCGTCCGAACGTACTCGATGCTTCGGTGTATGGACGGTCGATCGACAACGGCCGTTACGTGCCGGGAACCAGAACCACCTATTCGCAATCCCAGGTGCCGGCGGACGCGTTCTTCCCGAACTACACGATGACGGTTAACAGTTTCGGGGCAGCGTTCAACCCGGGAATCAACAACAAGAACAACGAATACCGCAACGGCTTCCGTGCGGCCGGTCGCAACAACTTCGATATGGCAATCACGAAGAACCTAAAGATTAGCGAGGGCCATTCGCTGGTGTTGCGCCTTGACGCTTACAACGTCTTTAATCACCCGCAGTTCGGTTATCCAACTCAGGCGGTGACATCGACGACCTTCGGGCAGATCAGTTCGCAATTTGATTCCCGCGGGTTCTTCACCGACGGGTTTGGCGGTGCACGCTTCCTGCAAGCAGCGATTCGGTATCGCTTCTGA
- a CDS encoding family 10 glycosylhydrolase has translation MNFRRGRSLIIAITCFIVAVCAPCAGKVPDSKVDKPEFRAIWVDGFHAGIRTPEEAAQLVLDAKNGNFNVLIVQVRRRGDAYYINSVEPPVEDPPYDGKFDALGSIIELAHQQGIEVHAWMNAMPVWRNAAPPKNERHAFNLHGPGATERNMWLTQSPDGKVVFPVGYFLDPGNPDAADYLARLYTNVVRNYPRLDGIHFDYVRYPETDEKTSSGRGSPVGYNPASIQRFQYATKRTDMPQPDDEQFIQWRRQQVTQLVRRVYLEAKEINPRIRVSAAVIPWGPPPKNYKDFANVAPMQRVFQDWSGWLKEGILDTAIPMNYAREQDPVTRGYYDGWIQYEKKNRFGRSVVVGVGGYLNAQEDVVQQIERTRKAAGKNTVDGVSIFSYFSPIKREPVTNADATSVPPVVAQQVSLAVFSKGIGSAPAVFSTAVAVPRPQWLESPETGWLAGTVRKADGTPVDGAEIELRRAGGFPLFRRTMRVLTDGNGFYGFSKLKPGRYLVRLARKNSVKVESTIVAAEVARTDVVDR, from the coding sequence ATGAACTTCCGCAGAGGACGCTCTCTTATCATCGCAATTACGTGCTTCATCGTTGCCGTATGTGCTCCGTGCGCGGGGAAGGTCCCGGACTCGAAAGTGGACAAGCCTGAGTTTCGCGCGATCTGGGTTGACGGATTTCACGCGGGAATTCGCACTCCGGAAGAAGCTGCCCAACTTGTGCTCGACGCGAAGAATGGGAACTTCAATGTGCTGATCGTGCAGGTTCGGCGGCGTGGTGATGCGTACTACATCAACTCGGTGGAGCCGCCGGTTGAAGATCCGCCGTACGACGGCAAGTTCGATGCGCTCGGTTCGATCATTGAGCTTGCTCATCAGCAGGGGATTGAGGTGCATGCGTGGATGAACGCGATGCCGGTCTGGAGGAATGCAGCTCCGCCAAAAAATGAGAGGCACGCATTTAACCTACACGGTCCTGGGGCAACCGAACGGAATATGTGGCTGACGCAATCTCCGGATGGGAAGGTGGTTTTCCCGGTGGGGTATTTCCTGGATCCGGGGAATCCGGATGCCGCAGACTACCTGGCTCGGCTGTATACAAATGTGGTCAGGAATTATCCGCGGCTGGACGGGATCCACTTTGATTACGTCCGCTATCCAGAAACAGACGAGAAGACAAGTTCAGGGCGGGGATCACCGGTTGGCTACAACCCAGCGAGTATTCAGCGCTTCCAGTACGCGACGAAACGGACGGATATGCCACAACCTGACGACGAGCAATTTATTCAGTGGCGTCGACAGCAAGTTACGCAGTTGGTCCGGCGCGTTTACCTGGAGGCGAAGGAGATCAATCCGCGCATACGCGTGAGCGCTGCGGTGATTCCGTGGGGACCGCCTCCGAAGAACTACAAAGATTTCGCCAATGTGGCGCCGATGCAGCGCGTGTTTCAGGACTGGTCGGGGTGGCTGAAGGAAGGGATTCTCGATACTGCGATTCCGATGAATTACGCGCGCGAGCAGGATCCGGTAACACGCGGATACTACGACGGCTGGATTCAGTATGAGAAGAAGAACCGGTTCGGCCGCAGCGTGGTGGTGGGAGTCGGCGGATATTTGAATGCGCAAGAGGACGTGGTGCAGCAAATTGAACGGACTCGAAAAGCTGCGGGCAAAAACACAGTGGATGGGGTGTCCATCTTTTCGTACTTTAGTCCGATCAAACGTGAACCGGTGACGAACGCGGACGCGACGAGTGTGCCACCAGTCGTGGCGCAGCAGGTAAGCCTCGCTGTCTTCAGCAAGGGCATTGGCTCAGCGCCGGCAGTTTTCTCGACCGCAGTGGCGGTACCGCGTCCGCAGTGGCTGGAGTCTCCCGAAACTGGTTGGCTTGCCGGAACTGTGCGCAAGGCGGACGGAACTCCTGTGGATGGCGCCGAGATTGAATTGCGTCGCGCAGGCGGATTCCCGTTGTTTCGTCGAACGATGCGGGTACTCACGGACGGCAACGGGTTCTATGGCTTCTCCAAACTGAAGCCGGGCCGCTATCTTGTTCGTCTGGCGCGGAAGAATAGTGTGAAGGTGGAATCAACGATCGTGGCGGCCGAAGTAGCGAGAACTGACGTGGTTGATCGGTGA
- a CDS encoding winged helix-turn-helix domain-containing protein, producing MPDIHKAGNARFGPFEIDFSSRELRKHGLKLKISGQPIQILEMLLETPAEVVSREQIRERLWPANTFVDFDHGLNAAINKLREALGDSADSPRYIETVPRRGYRFIADVLPANGNGTGTPETKPDVKPAPVMITSPAKHPRLRLFTITLTAVCLVALLLAYLLLRQNNDWRVSIAREAQLTTSSDLAVYPTFSPDATRLAYSVDRGHGYEIVVQQIEGAQRELPVTDDGQQNIQAAWSPDGQVIAYHSRKRQGIWAIPSLGGPPRRITHFGSHPSWSPDGKWIAFQSGPVNDLGADAPGVFAPSVLWIVRPDGTDARQITTAGNPEGGHGAPSWSPDGRRIVFVSLITHTTLFTVDVQSGEVKPVGKPAPIYFDPVYSADGASIFFGMMSPTGLGLFQMPISKDGSTGQGEPVQLKSGDVRVRNLALSRDGTKLLYSGVTQSSGIWSISATGKKFGEPVVLRQRMGDRTTVPKISPDGQRVLVASWRTGVCCEIWMVNRDGTGATMLTAEGIHPKWLPDGRNIVYISIRGKVYAATTTHLQKLNIDTREAVNVAELSTNVLSLDVSPDGRLVVYQVPANGATNLWTLDLKTGSRQQLTSGKNVLVFPVWSPDGLQIAANSKRRDDDQAFIVSAKDGHITQLTSDSGQHWPGSWSKDGRQVIAAVQHDGIWNVYSIDVATRTETPLTRYTLQNAYVRYPQISPDGKQVIYEHTETRGNIWMLSLTPSRK from the coding sequence ATGCCGGACATACATAAAGCTGGAAATGCGCGGTTTGGTCCCTTCGAAATCGACTTCTCCAGCAGAGAACTGCGCAAGCATGGCTTGAAACTCAAGATCTCCGGCCAGCCGATCCAAATTCTCGAGATGCTCCTGGAGACCCCCGCCGAGGTGGTTTCCCGCGAACAGATCCGTGAGCGCCTGTGGCCAGCTAACACCTTCGTCGATTTCGATCACGGCCTCAACGCCGCTATCAACAAATTGCGTGAAGCTCTTGGCGACTCTGCCGATAGCCCGCGCTACATCGAGACCGTGCCACGACGCGGATACCGTTTCATCGCCGACGTCCTGCCAGCAAACGGAAACGGCACCGGCACACCGGAGACCAAACCAGACGTCAAGCCGGCGCCCGTGATGATCACGAGTCCGGCTAAACATCCACGACTCAGGCTTTTTACCATCACCTTAACGGCCGTCTGCCTTGTCGCCCTGCTGCTGGCCTATCTGCTCCTCCGGCAAAATAATGATTGGCGGGTCTCGATTGCCCGGGAAGCTCAGCTCACAACCAGCTCCGATCTGGCCGTCTACCCAACCTTCTCCCCCGATGCCACGCGATTGGCCTACAGTGTTGATCGCGGCCACGGCTATGAAATTGTGGTGCAGCAGATCGAGGGTGCTCAGCGTGAGCTACCCGTAACCGATGATGGCCAGCAGAACATCCAGGCAGCCTGGTCGCCCGATGGACAGGTCATCGCTTATCACTCGCGCAAGCGCCAGGGCATTTGGGCAATCCCCTCGCTCGGAGGTCCTCCTCGGCGCATCACCCACTTCGGTTCGCACCCCTCCTGGTCTCCAGACGGGAAATGGATAGCGTTCCAGTCTGGCCCGGTCAACGACCTCGGAGCGGATGCTCCGGGTGTCTTCGCCCCTTCCGTTCTCTGGATCGTTAGGCCCGACGGAACCGATGCTCGCCAGATCACAACGGCCGGCAATCCCGAGGGCGGACATGGTGCGCCATCGTGGTCGCCTGATGGCCGGCGCATCGTCTTCGTTTCTCTCATAACGCACACCACGCTGTTCACCGTTGACGTGCAATCCGGAGAAGTGAAGCCTGTCGGCAAACCTGCCCCTATCTACTTCGATCCGGTCTATTCCGCGGACGGCGCGAGCATCTTCTTCGGAATGATGAGTCCCACCGGCCTTGGTCTGTTTCAGATGCCAATCTCAAAGGACGGTTCCACGGGACAAGGCGAACCTGTACAACTGAAATCCGGTGACGTGCGCGTGCGAAACCTGGCGCTGTCACGCGACGGTACGAAGCTGCTTTACTCCGGTGTGACCCAAAGCTCCGGCATATGGTCGATTTCAGCCACCGGCAAGAAATTTGGCGAGCCTGTAGTGTTGCGGCAGCGCATGGGTGATCGCACGACTGTGCCGAAGATCTCTCCCGATGGGCAACGCGTGCTGGTTGCATCCTGGCGTACTGGGGTGTGCTGCGAAATCTGGATGGTGAACCGCGACGGAACGGGAGCCACCATGTTGACCGCCGAAGGAATTCATCCCAAATGGCTCCCGGACGGCAGGAACATTGTCTATATTTCGATACGCGGCAAAGTATACGCAGCCACCACGACCCACCTCCAGAAGCTGAACATAGACACGCGCGAGGCCGTCAACGTCGCCGAACTCTCAACCAACGTTCTTTCTCTCGATGTTTCTCCCGACGGACGCCTCGTCGTTTATCAGGTGCCGGCCAACGGCGCCACGAATCTCTGGACGCTCGACCTGAAAACCGGATCGCGGCAGCAGCTAACGTCAGGCAAGAACGTCCTTGTTTTCCCCGTCTGGTCGCCGGATGGACTTCAGATCGCCGCTAACTCCAAACGAAGAGATGACGATCAGGCTTTTATCGTTTCCGCAAAAGATGGCCATATAACGCAATTGACCTCCGACTCCGGCCAGCACTGGCCCGGCAGTTGGTCGAAGGACGGCAGGCAAGTGATTGCGGCTGTTCAGCATGATGGAATTTGGAACGTCTACTCCATCGACGTCGCCACTCGCACCGAGACTCCTCTCACTCGTTATACGCTGCAGAACGCTTACGTCCGTTACCCGCAGATTTCGCCAGACGGCAAGCAGGTTATTTACGAGCACACGGAAACCCGCGGCAACATCTGGATGCTTTCACTCACGCCCAGCCGAAAATAG
- a CDS encoding retropepsin-like aspartic protease, protein MWGKLGIVLALLVSAAAAQSISYRELQPRRVMIVEAVVNGRTANLIVDTGADQTVVSPELAGLNQVDLVTARFSSNGPGLRAEAIVREADLKLTSDRGFRIPVMVMRLESVSKIYGVKVDGLIGQDLLSRYGRVSIDYNNKKIELGE, encoded by the coding sequence ATGTGGGGAAAGTTAGGAATTGTGCTCGCACTTCTGGTATCCGCGGCAGCAGCCCAGTCAATCAGCTACCGGGAACTCCAGCCCCGTAGGGTGATGATCGTGGAGGCGGTCGTGAACGGACGCACGGCCAATCTTATTGTGGATACCGGCGCCGACCAGACGGTCGTCAGTCCCGAGCTAGCCGGATTGAACCAAGTAGACCTGGTGACGGCGCGCTTTTCGTCCAACGGTCCCGGATTGAGAGCGGAGGCGATTGTCCGCGAGGCCGACCTGAAACTGACTTCAGATCGCGGGTTTCGAATTCCGGTTATGGTGATGCGCCTGGAGAGCGTGTCGAAGATCTATGGTGTGAAGGTGGACGGGCTCATCGGTCAGGACCTACTCAGCCGATATGGCCGGGTCTCAATCGACTACAACAACAAGAAGATCGAACTAGGTGAGTGA
- a CDS encoding DUF5916 domain-containing protein — MKVRKLRALSIVASGFLLFGPQGFAADTVTTAEPSKPVVYIPRISSAPKLSDFEGLQPITPLAQSMSKVDQFVTREPVFGKLPTQATEVFLGYTDQNLYMVFLAHDTDPKRIRSHMSRREDVDDDDQIGFFFDTFADQQNAYLFYVNPKGIQQDGTVAQGQNFSLAWDGIWKDDAKVTDKGYMVLIEIPFKTLRFRSAGDNTWRFIFHRAASGANEQSYYPAFQRGRPYPPFQDMAELKGLEGVKPGKNIYLNPYFVGRAFRSIDNRDLSNLSFTGKAADPRVGLDAKAVIKNSLVLDATINPDFAQVESDEPQVTVNQRFETFFPEKRPFFIENSGYFVTPINLVFTRRIADPLYGGRATGKIGKWAIGALFANDRAPGKVVLDNDPLRDRSAKYGILRLNRELGGENTLGVLYTDRTLDSPPDTDCGRRFCSATVNRVGGVDGHFRFSPNTQTSFQVVKSRSAYNDGTSFSGHDAYGIIRRTTRTWDLATSYRDVSEGFETLTGFFERPDLRHWISTGTYTRYGDGHPFVAHGPSLRSELLWDQSGLMTGYLARLQYNFNFANQSNVNPFVELEHERLRPVDFGGLTTSRDYPHHRYGINWFKRGSVMRWNGGFSVGQKTNYASPDGIPRLSDAMDLEFNAIVRGGKGITVENTYLWSRIADQQTSRVAFNDHIFRQKWNLQFTREMSLRFITQYEATLANPTLAALPQRKNLNFDLLFTYLLNPGTALYVGYNSNMQNLDRALYYNSGDYGRSDKFLNDGRQIFVKLSYLFRF, encoded by the coding sequence GTGAAAGTCCGTAAACTTCGAGCGCTCTCTATCGTCGCGTCTGGGTTTCTTTTGTTCGGCCCCCAGGGGTTTGCCGCCGACACCGTCACCACCGCCGAACCTTCCAAACCCGTCGTTTACATCCCACGCATCTCCTCAGCGCCCAAGCTTTCGGATTTCGAAGGACTCCAGCCAATTACGCCTCTCGCCCAGTCCATGAGTAAGGTGGATCAGTTCGTTACCCGTGAGCCTGTGTTTGGCAAACTCCCTACGCAAGCAACGGAAGTCTTCCTCGGATACACCGACCAGAACCTCTATATGGTGTTTCTCGCGCACGACACCGACCCGAAACGCATCCGTTCCCACATGAGCCGCCGCGAAGACGTCGACGATGATGATCAGATTGGCTTCTTCTTCGACACCTTTGCCGATCAGCAGAATGCCTACCTCTTTTATGTGAACCCGAAGGGGATCCAGCAGGACGGCACCGTCGCACAAGGCCAGAATTTTTCTCTTGCCTGGGACGGCATTTGGAAAGACGACGCGAAAGTCACCGACAAGGGCTACATGGTCCTGATCGAGATCCCCTTCAAGACTTTGCGGTTCCGCTCCGCTGGCGACAACACCTGGCGTTTCATCTTTCACCGCGCAGCATCAGGAGCAAATGAGCAGTCGTACTACCCTGCTTTTCAGCGTGGACGCCCATATCCACCTTTTCAGGACATGGCGGAACTGAAGGGACTGGAAGGTGTAAAGCCAGGCAAGAATATCTATCTGAATCCCTACTTCGTCGGCCGTGCGTTTCGGTCGATCGACAATCGCGACCTTAGCAATCTCTCTTTCACCGGTAAGGCCGCCGATCCCCGCGTCGGACTCGACGCCAAGGCCGTCATCAAGAATAGCCTCGTTCTCGACGCCACCATCAACCCTGATTTCGCTCAGGTCGAATCGGACGAACCGCAAGTCACCGTGAATCAGCGCTTCGAGACCTTCTTCCCCGAGAAGCGCCCGTTCTTTATTGAAAACTCCGGCTACTTCGTCACGCCTATCAATCTGGTGTTCACGCGTCGCATAGCCGACCCCTTATACGGCGGACGTGCCACCGGCAAAATTGGTAAGTGGGCGATCGGTGCTCTCTTCGCGAACGACCGAGCACCAGGCAAAGTCGTCCTCGACAACGATCCTCTTCGTGATCGCTCGGCAAAATATGGAATCCTTCGCTTGAACCGCGAACTCGGCGGCGAGAACACGCTTGGCGTTCTCTACACCGATCGCACTCTCGACTCTCCGCCCGACACCGATTGCGGGCGCCGGTTCTGCTCCGCCACCGTGAACCGCGTCGGCGGCGTCGACGGACACTTTCGCTTCAGCCCAAACACGCAGACGTCCTTTCAGGTAGTGAAGTCGCGTAGCGCCTACAACGACGGCACCTCGTTCAGCGGTCACGACGCCTACGGCATCATCCGTCGCACCACCCGCACCTGGGATCTCGCCACTTCTTATCGCGACGTGTCCGAGGGATTCGAAACCCTCACCGGATTCTTCGAACGCCCCGACCTTCGCCATTGGATTTCGACAGGTACCTACACCAGGTATGGCGACGGGCATCCGTTCGTCGCTCATGGGCCAAGTCTTCGCAGCGAACTACTCTGGGACCAGAGCGGCCTGATGACCGGTTACCTGGCCCGGCTCCAATACAACTTCAATTTCGCCAATCAAAGTAATGTAAATCCGTTCGTCGAACTTGAACACGAACGCCTGCGCCCGGTCGACTTCGGCGGACTCACCACCAGCCGCGACTATCCACACCATCGTTATGGAATCAACTGGTTCAAACGCGGCAGCGTCATGCGTTGGAATGGCGGCTTTTCCGTGGGACAGAAGACCAACTACGCATCGCCGGATGGCATTCCCCGCCTTTCTGATGCTATGGATCTTGAGTTCAACGCTATCGTGCGCGGTGGCAAAGGCATCACCGTCGAGAACACGTATCTTTGGAGTCGCATCGCCGATCAGCAGACCAGTCGCGTCGCCTTCAACGACCACATCTTCCGTCAGAAATGGAATTTGCAGTTCACGCGTGAGATGTCGCTACGCTTCATCACTCAGTACGAAGCCACCCTCGCCAACCCCACTCTCGCCGCTCTGCCGCAGCGGAAGAACCTGAACTTCGATCTACTTTTCACGTACCTGCTAAACCCGGGCACAGCGCTCTATGTGGGTTACAACAGCAACATGCAGAATCTCGACCGCGCGCTTTATTACAATTCCGGCGACTACGGCCGCTCCGACAAGTTCCTCAATGACGGCCGCCAGATCTTTGTGAAGCTGTCGTACCTGTTCCGTTTCTGA
- a CDS encoding division/cell wall cluster transcriptional repressor MraZ — translation MFRGNHPTRVDEKGRIKVPADFKRVIDEKYGAKFYITSMDGKVAQLYPFEEWERIEAKLNGLSNFNPSKKRFLTVTNYYGQAVEMDGQGRLLLPQLLRESAALKGDVAVMGYLNHLEVQVMEQVKAEVEQGFTEADQKALDELGI, via the coding sequence ATGTTTCGCGGCAATCACCCAACCCGAGTCGACGAGAAGGGACGGATCAAGGTCCCTGCGGACTTCAAGCGGGTGATCGACGAGAAGTACGGCGCCAAATTTTACATCACTTCGATGGATGGGAAGGTTGCCCAACTGTATCCCTTCGAAGAATGGGAACGGATCGAGGCGAAGCTGAACGGGCTTTCGAACTTCAATCCGTCGAAGAAGCGGTTTTTGACGGTTACGAACTATTACGGCCAAGCCGTGGAAATGGACGGACAGGGCCGGTTGTTGTTGCCCCAGTTGCTGCGTGAGTCGGCGGCACTGAAGGGCGATGTGGCCGTTATGGGTTACCTGAATCACCTGGAAGTGCAGGTGATGGAGCAGGTGAAGGCGGAAGTGGAGCAGGGCTTCACGGAAGCCGATCAGAAGGCTTTAGACGAGTTGGGAATTTAG